From Anopheles coluzzii chromosome 3, AcolN3, whole genome shotgun sequence, the proteins below share one genomic window:
- the LOC120955758 gene encoding galectin-6-like: protein MAVLAFLALSIGDDLLAYGGALLDCRASSWTECKSLLASTRNQRQFEALLKRYYPPHDNSAASPKTNVHRSLTPSPPSEMSTESIDSCDFAYQEASSPGSISLDKSSSTEVVHTVENITEVSPGLCFVISGTIQLTCERFSINLLLKNGDVALHFNPRLPQNYIVRNCRVKGCWGREEVASPLSFNLHRGQRFAVQVLVTDKEFLICVNGRHFNAFQHRLPYRKICTLEVKGDVRDVAVDQCYMECYPQLELEIIRQLSPEALATAQLGVARPLHLPEADGKPMPYTGVLQEPFTNGRKLHLYGRVKLLPHSFYVNLQSSAYVWPHPSILFHLNPRFGSVGGRHVICRNSWTNGKWEREERSENVTDFAPGKPFHLQIACTDVSYQVSLNGKLIAEFIFRDNPRLVEAIYIQGDIKVFDVVVETAY from the coding sequence ATGGCCGTACTTGCCTTTCTGGCGCTTAGTATTGGCGACGACTTGCTAGCTTACGGTGGCGCTCTGCTCGATTGTCGCGCCAGTTCGTGGACGGAATGCAAATCGCTGCTGGCCTCGACACGCAACCAGCGCCAGTTTGAGGCCCTTCTGAAGCGCTACTATCCGCCGCACGACAACAGTGCTGCATCGCCAAAAACAAACGTCCACCGTTCTCTAACACCATCACCGCCGTCCGAAATGTCGACGGAATCGATCGACAGTTGCGACTTTGCCTACCAGGAAGCGTCATCGCCCGGTTCGATCAGCCTGGACAAAAGCTCCTCCACCGAGGTGGTCCACACGGTCGAAAACATTACGGAAGTGTCGCCCGGGCTGTGCTTCGTCATTAGCGGCACGATCCAGCTGACCTGTGAGCGGTTCTCCATCAATTTGCTGCTGAAAAATGGTGACGTCGCGCTGCACTTCAACCCACGGCTGCCCCAGAACTACATCGTGCGCAACTGCCGCGTGAAGGGCTGCTGGGGCCGGGAGGAGGTGGCGTCCCCGCTGTCGTTCAATTTGCACCGCGGCCAACGCTTTGCCGTCCAGGTGCTCGTCACGGACAAGGAGTTTCTGATCTGCGTCAATGGGCGGCACTTCAACGCGTTCCAGCACCGGCTGCCTTATCGGAAGATTTGCACACTGGAGGTGAAGGGCGATGTGCGCGATGTGGCCGTTGACCAGTGCTACATGGAGTGCTATCCGCAGCTCGAGCTCGAAATTATCCGCCAACTGTCACCGGAAGCGTTGGCAACTGCCCAGCTAGGTGTGGCGAGGCCGCTGCACCTGCCGGAAGCGGACGGGAAGCCGATGCCGTACACGGGCGTACTGCAGGAACCGTTCACCAACGGCCGCAAGCTGCATCTGTACGGGCGGGTGAAGCTGCTGCCCCACTCGTTCTACGTGAACCTGCAGAGCAGTGCGTACGTGTGGCCCCATCCGAGCATACTGTTCCATCTGAATCCGCGCTTCGGCAGCGTTGGCGGCCGACACGTCATCTGCCGGAATTCGTGGACGAACGGGAAGTGGGAGCGCGAGGAGCGGTCGGAAAATGTGACGGACTTTGCGCCCGGGAAACCGTTCCATCTGCAGATCGCCTGCACGGACGTTAGCTATCAGGTTTCGCTCAACGGCAAGCTGATTGCGGAGTTTATCTTCCGGGACAATCCGCGCCTGGTGGAGGCAATCTACATACAGGGCGATATAAAGGTGTTCGATGTGGTGGTCGAGACGGCGTACTAG